The nucleotide sequence CATCGGTACGAACGATTTGATTCAATACACAATGGCGGCGGACCGTATGAATGAACAGGTATCTTATCTGTATCAGCCATACAACCCTGCTATTTTGAGACTAGTTAAAATGGTTATCGACGCGGCTCACAAAGAAGGTAAATGGGCCGGAATGTGCGGTGAGATGGCCGGAGATCCAATCGCGATTCCTATTCTGTTAGGATTAGGGCTCGATGAATTCTCAATGAGTGCCACTTCTGTATTACCAGCACGCAGTCAGATCTTAGGTTTATCTAAAGAAAAGATCAGCTCGCACATCGATCAAATTTTACAAATGGAAACGATGGAAGATGTCGTTAAATTTGCAGAAGAAAACTTCTAAATAAGAAGAAGGGACTATGGGAGATTCCATAGTCCTTTTCTTTAGGTTGATTCAAAAAGCTGGTTACTTTAAAGTGGTTTTGGTCACGCTTCATTGACAAGTTGATTGGAGTGGAAGGTGTGAGACTCCTGCGGGACAGGCGGGCAGGTGAGACACTTAAGAGTGAAACGTTCAAATGTGGCTCACCGCCTGCCCCGCGGAAAGCGAGCACCTGAAACGGAAATCAACCACTTTCACGAGCTGCAAGAATGCAAATATTGTTTTTTTAACGATTATTATTGCAATTTCATAAGATTATTAGCAAAATAGAAAACAATGATTAACGCCAGTATGGTATATAGAGATGAGGCGATGTTTTTGAACAGACCGATCGGAGTCATTGATTCTGGAGTGGGAGGCTTAACGGTAGCAAGAGAGATCATGAAGCAGCTCCCAAAAGAAGAAATTATTTATTTAGGGGATACAAAAAGGTGTCCATACGGTCCAAGACCATTTGAAGAGGTTAGGGCGTATACATGGGAAATGATTAACTATCTGTTAAAACAGGAGATAAAAATGCTAGTTATAGCATGTAATACAGCAACGGCTGCCGTATTAGAAGAAGCCAAGAAAGAGCTGAATATTCCTGTTCTCGGGGTCATACATCCAGGGGCGCGTTCTGCTTTAAAAGCAACTCGAAACAATCATGTTGGCGTAATAGGGACTGTGGGTACTATTAATAGTGGGGCATACAAGCAGGCTCTTAAGCAGATTCGCAACGATGTTATTGTTGAAAGTTTAGCTTGTCCACTATTCGTACCTTTAGTGGAACAAGGAAAACTCTCAGGTGAAGAAACACTCAACGTTGTCTCAGAAACTCTTTATCCATTAAAAGATGTTTCCATTGATACGTTAATACTCGGCTGTACACATTACCCGCTATTACGCCCAGTAATTCAGCAGGTGATGGGAGAGCACATTAAGCTGATTTGTTCTGGTGCAGAAACAGCACGTGAGGTTTCTGTCATCCTCGATCATAGTGGCCTTTTGAATACAAAAGACGCGAGACCTAACCACCGATTCATAGCTACAGCAGAAAGCAGTCATTTTCTTCAAATCGCAAACCATTGGCTTGACCGTAAAATTGAAAAAGTAGAGTGCGTTTCATTATAAGATGCAAAAGAGAGCAGAATCCATTATTAAAGGTTCTGCTCTTTTTATTTTTTGTACAAGTGGTCTAACAGAACAATATGGCTCGTATACATAATAGTACAACCACTTGAGGAGGGAAAGTATGCGCAAAATGATGAAATCAGGGGCTCCGTTGCTTTTGTTGTCAGTGTCTTTGCTGGTATCGGGTTGCGGAATTGGGGGAGAGAAAGCAGGAAACGAGCTTGATCCCCCAAAAGTGAACTATGTGAAGGAAGGGCAGTCGCTTGGCAAGAAAGATAAAGCGGCAAGCGCTGAACAAACACAAAAAAGACAGTTGTTTTTATTCGACAGCAATGGAATGGTTGTGCCACAAGTCTTGGCTCTTCCAAAAAATGATGAAACAGCAAAGCAAGTCTTGCAGTATCTTGTTAAAGATGGTCCTGTAAGCAATATTCTGCCTAATGGATTTCAAGCAGTATTACCCGCAGATACAGAGGTTCTATCTGTAAACATTAAAAAGGGGACAGCGACTGCAAACTTCTCTAAAGAATTTACTGAATATAATGCTACAGATGAAATGAAAATTCTCCAAGCTATTACATTTACACTTACTCAGTTCGATAATATTAAAAAGGTGAAAATTCAAATCGACGGAAAGAACCAAAATTCAATGCCTGTAAACAATACCCCTGTGGGTGACGGTGTAAGCAGGGTAGACGGGATTAACCTCGAGAATGGCAGCGTTGCTGATATTACAAACAGTGAACTCGTAACTCTGTATTTCTTGGCTCAGACTCAAGACCAGACGTATTATGTTCCGGTCACACGCCGAGTAGCAAAGGAAGGAACAGATAAAGTTACCGCAACGATCAAACATTTGATCGATGGCCCGTCTGCAGAAAGCAGCCTTCTTACAGACTTTAGAACAGATGTGAAGCTATTGAGTACACCTGTAGTTAAAGATGGTGTAGTTACACTAAACTTTAACGGCGCTTTGCTAGATAACAAAGAAGAGAGCATGATTGCGGATGAAGTATTGAATTCTATCGTTCTTTCTTTAACTGAACTTTCAGAAGTAAAGAAAGTAGCGATTAAAGTAGATGGTAAATCGAAAATCTTTAATGAAAAAGGCAAGGAACTTACAGCACCGGTTTCAAGACCAAAAGAAGTAAATACAGGTGAATTTTAAAATCAAATAGGTTGTGATACAGTAAAGAGACGAGAGAATCGTCTCTTTTTTAATGAGGTATGTTGTTCTGTAAGTAGATGATTTCCGTTTCAGCCGCTCCCTTTCCGCGGGGCGACCGGTGAGCCCCTTGCCGCTTTGCACCTTTAAGGGTCTCACCTGATCACTCGTCCCGCAGGAGTCTCGCGCCTTACACTCCAATCAACTTGTCAATGAAGAATGGACAAACACAAACAAATGAATGAAACAAATTATTTAAAAGAGGGCCAATTAAAGGCTGTTATCTTTTGTAGTTATTGAAAAAATAGTTGATTTTAGTTCTTGTTGTCTCTTTCTAGGGGTGTGCTGTGAGCTGCATTGTCTGCTAGCGAGAAATAGCAGTGAAGGGACTTTTTCGCCTTTTGACCAGTGAAAAGCCTCTCAGGTGGCACCTATTGCAGCAAACTTTTGGAAGGGTTTTTTTAAAAAAGTTTGTGCTTTCACTCCTTATTTTTCTTTTCTTCTTTGACGGTTGAATGGAGTGTAAGATGCGAGACTCCTGCGGGACAGGCGGGCAGGTGAGACACTTATACGTGAAACGTACAAATGTGGCTCACCGCGTGCCCCGCGGAAAGCGAGCATCTGGAACGGAAATCAACTACTTCCATAACGACAAAATTTTACGAAAAGAACTATTTAGA is from Fictibacillus sp. b24 and encodes:
- a CDS encoding GerMN domain-containing protein; the encoded protein is MRKMMKSGAPLLLLSVSLLVSGCGIGGEKAGNELDPPKVNYVKEGQSLGKKDKAASAEQTQKRQLFLFDSNGMVVPQVLALPKNDETAKQVLQYLVKDGPVSNILPNGFQAVLPADTEVLSVNIKKGTATANFSKEFTEYNATDEMKILQAITFTLTQFDNIKKVKIQIDGKNQNSMPVNNTPVGDGVSRVDGINLENGSVADITNSELVTLYFLAQTQDQTYYVPVTRRVAKEGTDKVTATIKHLIDGPSAESSLLTDFRTDVKLLSTPVVKDGVVTLNFNGALLDNKEESMIADEVLNSIVLSLTELSEVKKVAIKVDGKSKIFNEKGKELTAPVSRPKEVNTGEF
- the racE gene encoding glutamate racemase, encoding MNRPIGVIDSGVGGLTVAREIMKQLPKEEIIYLGDTKRCPYGPRPFEEVRAYTWEMINYLLKQEIKMLVIACNTATAAVLEEAKKELNIPVLGVIHPGARSALKATRNNHVGVIGTVGTINSGAYKQALKQIRNDVIVESLACPLFVPLVEQGKLSGEETLNVVSETLYPLKDVSIDTLILGCTHYPLLRPVIQQVMGEHIKLICSGAETAREVSVILDHSGLLNTKDARPNHRFIATAESSHFLQIANHWLDRKIEKVECVSL